Proteins encoded together in one Hevea brasiliensis isolate MT/VB/25A 57/8 chromosome 16, ASM3005281v1, whole genome shotgun sequence window:
- the LOC110643514 gene encoding tetraspanin-10 isoform X6 → MGMGTSNFVIRWINFLTMLLAIAVIIFGVWMSTHHDSCRRSLTFPVLGLAAFIFVMFIVTNNGSGHYVPGLRYKEYELQDFSSWFLKQLNNTQNWKRLKSCLVKSDDCNNLSKKYKTLNQYKSAKLTPIEAGCCRPPSECGYPAVSASYYDLSFHPISSNKDCKLYKNSQATKCYNCDSCKAGVAQFMKTEWRVVAIFNVILFVVLDSKRIKHIKQPIYRARELGSS, encoded by the exons atgggTATGGGCACCAGCAACTTTGTGATCAGATGGATAAACTTTCTCACCATG CTTTTAGCAATAGCTGTCATAATTTTCGGAGTGTGGATGAGCACACATCACGACAGCTGCCGGAGGTCTCTCACTTTCCCTGTGCTGGGCCTTGCGGCTTTCATATTTGTAAT GTTTATAGTAACAAATAATGGATCTGGTCATTATGTCCCTGGTTTGAG GTATAAGGAGTATGAACTTCAGGATTTTAGCTCATGGTTTCTTAAACAG CTGAACAATACGCAAAATTGGAAGCGACTGAAGAGTTGTCTTGTGAAATCTGATGACTGCAATAATCTATCCAAGAAATACAAG ACTCTTAACCAGTATAAATCAGCAAAGTTGACCCCTATTGAAGCTGGTTGCTGCCGACCACCATCTGA ATGTGGTTATCCTGCTGTTAGTGCTTCATATTATGATTTGAGCTTCCACCCAATCAGCTCCAACAAGGATTGCAAACTTTACAAAAATTCCCAGGCTACCAAATGCTATAATTGTGATTCCTGCAA GGCCGGAGTTGCACAATTCATGAAAACTGAGTGGAGAGTGGTTGCAATCTTTAATGTGATTTTATTTGTCGTCTTG GATAGCAAGAGAATCAAGCACATTAAACAACCGATCTACAGGGCAAGAGAACTAGGCAGTTCTTGA
- the LOC110643514 gene encoding tetraspanin-10 isoform X4 has product MGMGTSNFVIRWINFLTMLLAIAVIIFGVWMSTHHDSCRRSLTFPVLGLAAFIFVISIIGFLGALKNNPVLLWIYLIMLCIILVAILVFTVLAYKEYELQDFSSWFLKQLNNTQNWKRLKSCLVKSDDCNNLSKKYKTLNQYKSAKLTPIEAGCCRPPSECGYPAVSASYYDLSFHPISSNKDCKLYKNSQATKCYNCDSCKAGVAQFMKTEWRVVAIFNVILFVVLDSKRIKHIKQPIYRARELGSS; this is encoded by the exons atgggTATGGGCACCAGCAACTTTGTGATCAGATGGATAAACTTTCTCACCATG CTTTTAGCAATAGCTGTCATAATTTTCGGAGTGTGGATGAGCACACATCACGACAGCTGCCGGAGGTCTCTCACTTTCCCTGTGCTGGGCCTTGCGGCTTTCATATTTGTAAT atCAATAATTGGCTTCTTGGGCGCACTGAAGAACAACCCTGTACTGTTGTGGATT TATTTGATTATGTTGTGCATCATTTTGGTGGCTATTCTGGTTTTCACTGTATTGGC GTATAAGGAGTATGAACTTCAGGATTTTAGCTCATGGTTTCTTAAACAG CTGAACAATACGCAAAATTGGAAGCGACTGAAGAGTTGTCTTGTGAAATCTGATGACTGCAATAATCTATCCAAGAAATACAAG ACTCTTAACCAGTATAAATCAGCAAAGTTGACCCCTATTGAAGCTGGTTGCTGCCGACCACCATCTGA ATGTGGTTATCCTGCTGTTAGTGCTTCATATTATGATTTGAGCTTCCACCCAATCAGCTCCAACAAGGATTGCAAACTTTACAAAAATTCCCAGGCTACCAAATGCTATAATTGTGATTCCTGCAA GGCCGGAGTTGCACAATTCATGAAAACTGAGTGGAGAGTGGTTGCAATCTTTAATGTGATTTTATTTGTCGTCTTG GATAGCAAGAGAATCAAGCACATTAAACAACCGATCTACAGGGCAAGAGAACTAGGCAGTTCTTGA
- the LOC110643514 gene encoding tetraspanin-10 isoform X2 gives MGMGTSNFVIRWINFLTMLLAIAVIIFGVWMSTHHDSCRRSLTFPVLGLAAFIFVISIIGFLGALKNNPVLLWIYLIMLCIILVAILVFTVLAFIVTNNGSGHYVPGLRYKEYELQDFSSWFLKQLNNTQNWKRLKSCLVKSDDCNNLSKKYKTLNQYKSAKLTPIEAGCCRPPSECGYPAVSASYYDLSFHPISSNKDCKLYKNSQATKCYNCDSCKAGVAQFMKTEWRVVAIFNVILFVVLDSKRIKHIKQPIYRARELGSS, from the exons atgggTATGGGCACCAGCAACTTTGTGATCAGATGGATAAACTTTCTCACCATG CTTTTAGCAATAGCTGTCATAATTTTCGGAGTGTGGATGAGCACACATCACGACAGCTGCCGGAGGTCTCTCACTTTCCCTGTGCTGGGCCTTGCGGCTTTCATATTTGTAAT atCAATAATTGGCTTCTTGGGCGCACTGAAGAACAACCCTGTACTGTTGTGGATT TATTTGATTATGTTGTGCATCATTTTGGTGGCTATTCTGGTTTTCACTGTATTGGC GTTTATAGTAACAAATAATGGATCTGGTCATTATGTCCCTGGTTTGAG GTATAAGGAGTATGAACTTCAGGATTTTAGCTCATGGTTTCTTAAACAG CTGAACAATACGCAAAATTGGAAGCGACTGAAGAGTTGTCTTGTGAAATCTGATGACTGCAATAATCTATCCAAGAAATACAAG ACTCTTAACCAGTATAAATCAGCAAAGTTGACCCCTATTGAAGCTGGTTGCTGCCGACCACCATCTGA ATGTGGTTATCCTGCTGTTAGTGCTTCATATTATGATTTGAGCTTCCACCCAATCAGCTCCAACAAGGATTGCAAACTTTACAAAAATTCCCAGGCTACCAAATGCTATAATTGTGATTCCTGCAA GGCCGGAGTTGCACAATTCATGAAAACTGAGTGGAGAGTGGTTGCAATCTTTAATGTGATTTTATTTGTCGTCTTG GATAGCAAGAGAATCAAGCACATTAAACAACCGATCTACAGGGCAAGAGAACTAGGCAGTTCTTGA
- the LOC110643514 gene encoding tetraspanin-10 isoform X5, with translation MGMGTSNFVIRWINFLTMLLAIAVIIFGVWMSTHHDSCRRSLTFPVLGLAAFIFVISIIGFLGALKNNPVLLWIYLIMLCIILVAILVFTVLAFIVTNNGSGHYVPGLRYKEYELQDFSSWFLKQLNNTQNWKRLKSCLVKSDDCNNLSKKYKTLNQYKSAKLTPIEAGCCRPPSDSNKDCKLYKNSQATKCYNCDSCKAGVAQFMKTEWRVVAIFNVILFVVLDSKRIKHIKQPIYRARELGSS, from the exons atgggTATGGGCACCAGCAACTTTGTGATCAGATGGATAAACTTTCTCACCATG CTTTTAGCAATAGCTGTCATAATTTTCGGAGTGTGGATGAGCACACATCACGACAGCTGCCGGAGGTCTCTCACTTTCCCTGTGCTGGGCCTTGCGGCTTTCATATTTGTAAT atCAATAATTGGCTTCTTGGGCGCACTGAAGAACAACCCTGTACTGTTGTGGATT TATTTGATTATGTTGTGCATCATTTTGGTGGCTATTCTGGTTTTCACTGTATTGGC GTTTATAGTAACAAATAATGGATCTGGTCATTATGTCCCTGGTTTGAG GTATAAGGAGTATGAACTTCAGGATTTTAGCTCATGGTTTCTTAAACAG CTGAACAATACGCAAAATTGGAAGCGACTGAAGAGTTGTCTTGTGAAATCTGATGACTGCAATAATCTATCCAAGAAATACAAG ACTCTTAACCAGTATAAATCAGCAAAGTTGACCCCTATTGAAGCTGGTTGCTGCCGACCACCATCTGA CTCCAACAAGGATTGCAAACTTTACAAAAATTCCCAGGCTACCAAATGCTATAATTGTGATTCCTGCAA GGCCGGAGTTGCACAATTCATGAAAACTGAGTGGAGAGTGGTTGCAATCTTTAATGTGATTTTATTTGTCGTCTTG GATAGCAAGAGAATCAAGCACATTAAACAACCGATCTACAGGGCAAGAGAACTAGGCAGTTCTTGA
- the LOC110643514 gene encoding tetraspanin-10 isoform X7, with amino-acid sequence MGMGTSNFVIRWINFLTMLLAIAVIIFGVWMSTHHDSCRRSLTFPVLGLAAFIFVISIIGFLGALKNNPVLLWIYLIMLCIILVAILVFTVLAFIVTNNGSGHYVPGLRYKEYELQDFSSWFLKQLNNTQNWKRLKSCLVKSDDCNNLSKKYKTLNQYKSAKLTPIEAGCCRPPSEAGVAQFMKTEWRVVAIFNVILFVVLDSKRIKHIKQPIYRARELGSS; translated from the exons atgggTATGGGCACCAGCAACTTTGTGATCAGATGGATAAACTTTCTCACCATG CTTTTAGCAATAGCTGTCATAATTTTCGGAGTGTGGATGAGCACACATCACGACAGCTGCCGGAGGTCTCTCACTTTCCCTGTGCTGGGCCTTGCGGCTTTCATATTTGTAAT atCAATAATTGGCTTCTTGGGCGCACTGAAGAACAACCCTGTACTGTTGTGGATT TATTTGATTATGTTGTGCATCATTTTGGTGGCTATTCTGGTTTTCACTGTATTGGC GTTTATAGTAACAAATAATGGATCTGGTCATTATGTCCCTGGTTTGAG GTATAAGGAGTATGAACTTCAGGATTTTAGCTCATGGTTTCTTAAACAG CTGAACAATACGCAAAATTGGAAGCGACTGAAGAGTTGTCTTGTGAAATCTGATGACTGCAATAATCTATCCAAGAAATACAAG ACTCTTAACCAGTATAAATCAGCAAAGTTGACCCCTATTGAAGCTGGTTGCTGCCGACCACCATCTGA GGCCGGAGTTGCACAATTCATGAAAACTGAGTGGAGAGTGGTTGCAATCTTTAATGTGATTTTATTTGTCGTCTTG GATAGCAAGAGAATCAAGCACATTAAACAACCGATCTACAGGGCAAGAGAACTAGGCAGTTCTTGA
- the LOC110643514 gene encoding tetraspanin-10 isoform X3 produces MGMGTSNFVIRWINFLTMLLAIAVIIFGVWMSTHHDSCRRSLTFPVLGLAAFIFVISIIGFLGALKNNPVLLWIYLIMLCIILVAILVFTVLAFIVTNNGSGHYVPGLRYKEYELQDFSSWFLKQLNNTQNWKRLKSCLVKSDDCNNLSKKYKTLNQYKSAKLTPIEAGCCRPPSECGYPAVSASYYDLSFHPISSNKDCKLYKNSQATKCYNCDSCKAGVAQFMKTEWRVVAIFNVILFVVLQENQAH; encoded by the exons atgggTATGGGCACCAGCAACTTTGTGATCAGATGGATAAACTTTCTCACCATG CTTTTAGCAATAGCTGTCATAATTTTCGGAGTGTGGATGAGCACACATCACGACAGCTGCCGGAGGTCTCTCACTTTCCCTGTGCTGGGCCTTGCGGCTTTCATATTTGTAAT atCAATAATTGGCTTCTTGGGCGCACTGAAGAACAACCCTGTACTGTTGTGGATT TATTTGATTATGTTGTGCATCATTTTGGTGGCTATTCTGGTTTTCACTGTATTGGC GTTTATAGTAACAAATAATGGATCTGGTCATTATGTCCCTGGTTTGAG GTATAAGGAGTATGAACTTCAGGATTTTAGCTCATGGTTTCTTAAACAG CTGAACAATACGCAAAATTGGAAGCGACTGAAGAGTTGTCTTGTGAAATCTGATGACTGCAATAATCTATCCAAGAAATACAAG ACTCTTAACCAGTATAAATCAGCAAAGTTGACCCCTATTGAAGCTGGTTGCTGCCGACCACCATCTGA ATGTGGTTATCCTGCTGTTAGTGCTTCATATTATGATTTGAGCTTCCACCCAATCAGCTCCAACAAGGATTGCAAACTTTACAAAAATTCCCAGGCTACCAAATGCTATAATTGTGATTCCTGCAA GGCCGGAGTTGCACAATTCATGAAAACTGAGTGGAGAGTGGTTGCAATCTTTAATGTGATTTTATTTGTCGTCTTG CAAGAGAATCAAGCACATTAA
- the LOC110643514 gene encoding tetraspanin-10 isoform X8 — MGMGTSNFVIRWINFLTMLLAIAVIIFGVWMSTHHDSCRRSLTFPVLGLAAFIFVISIIGFLGALKNNPVLLWIYLIMLCIILVAILVFTVLAFIVTNNGSGHYVPGLRYKEYELQDFSSWFLKQLNNTQNWKRLKSCLVKSDDCNNLSKKYKTLNQYKSAKLTPIEAGCCRPPSEAGVAQFMKTEWRVVAIFNVILFVVLSIIYFVGCCARRNAAANHSKA, encoded by the exons atgggTATGGGCACCAGCAACTTTGTGATCAGATGGATAAACTTTCTCACCATG CTTTTAGCAATAGCTGTCATAATTTTCGGAGTGTGGATGAGCACACATCACGACAGCTGCCGGAGGTCTCTCACTTTCCCTGTGCTGGGCCTTGCGGCTTTCATATTTGTAAT atCAATAATTGGCTTCTTGGGCGCACTGAAGAACAACCCTGTACTGTTGTGGATT TATTTGATTATGTTGTGCATCATTTTGGTGGCTATTCTGGTTTTCACTGTATTGGC GTTTATAGTAACAAATAATGGATCTGGTCATTATGTCCCTGGTTTGAG GTATAAGGAGTATGAACTTCAGGATTTTAGCTCATGGTTTCTTAAACAG CTGAACAATACGCAAAATTGGAAGCGACTGAAGAGTTGTCTTGTGAAATCTGATGACTGCAATAATCTATCCAAGAAATACAAG ACTCTTAACCAGTATAAATCAGCAAAGTTGACCCCTATTGAAGCTGGTTGCTGCCGACCACCATCTGA GGCCGGAGTTGCACAATTCATGAAAACTGAGTGGAGAGTGGTTGCAATCTTTAATGTGATTTTATTTGTCGTCTTG TCAATTATTTACTTTGTGGGATGCTGTGCAAGACGAAACGCTGCTGCAAATCACTCTAAAGCTTGA
- the LOC110643514 gene encoding tetraspanin-10 isoform X1: MGMGTSNFVIRWINFLTMLLAIAVIIFGVWMSTHHDSCRRSLTFPVLGLAAFIFVISIIGFLGALKNNPVLLWIYLIMLCIILVAILVFTVLAFIVTNNGSGHYVPGLRYKEYELQDFSSWFLKQLNNTQNWKRLKSCLVKSDDCNNLSKKYKTLNQYKSAKLTPIEAGCCRPPSECGYPAVSASYYDLSFHPISSNKDCKLYKNSQATKCYNCDSCKAGVAQFMKTEWRVVAIFNVILFVVLSIIYFVGCCARRNAAANHSKA, from the exons atgggTATGGGCACCAGCAACTTTGTGATCAGATGGATAAACTTTCTCACCATG CTTTTAGCAATAGCTGTCATAATTTTCGGAGTGTGGATGAGCACACATCACGACAGCTGCCGGAGGTCTCTCACTTTCCCTGTGCTGGGCCTTGCGGCTTTCATATTTGTAAT atCAATAATTGGCTTCTTGGGCGCACTGAAGAACAACCCTGTACTGTTGTGGATT TATTTGATTATGTTGTGCATCATTTTGGTGGCTATTCTGGTTTTCACTGTATTGGC GTTTATAGTAACAAATAATGGATCTGGTCATTATGTCCCTGGTTTGAG GTATAAGGAGTATGAACTTCAGGATTTTAGCTCATGGTTTCTTAAACAG CTGAACAATACGCAAAATTGGAAGCGACTGAAGAGTTGTCTTGTGAAATCTGATGACTGCAATAATCTATCCAAGAAATACAAG ACTCTTAACCAGTATAAATCAGCAAAGTTGACCCCTATTGAAGCTGGTTGCTGCCGACCACCATCTGA ATGTGGTTATCCTGCTGTTAGTGCTTCATATTATGATTTGAGCTTCCACCCAATCAGCTCCAACAAGGATTGCAAACTTTACAAAAATTCCCAGGCTACCAAATGCTATAATTGTGATTCCTGCAA GGCCGGAGTTGCACAATTCATGAAAACTGAGTGGAGAGTGGTTGCAATCTTTAATGTGATTTTATTTGTCGTCTTG TCAATTATTTACTTTGTGGGATGCTGTGCAAGACGAAACGCTGCTGCAAATCACTCTAAAGCTTGA